The proteins below come from a single Xiphophorus couchianus chromosome 20, X_couchianus-1.0, whole genome shotgun sequence genomic window:
- the usp4 gene encoding ubiquitin carboxyl-terminal hydrolase 4 isoform X2 has product MMAEGGGPESGSAADSDTEPVAAQIPTPSIENQKQSIGSLLKTTLKKGDEWYLIDSRWFKQWKKYVGYDSWDMYNVGERSLYPGPIDNSGLFSDQETQALKEHLIDELDYVLVPTEAWNKLVSWYSCLEGQRPIVRKVVEHGMFVKHCKVEVYLLELSLCENDNMENVITRHFSKADTIDTIEKEMRTLFNIPSEKETRLWNKYMSNTYEQLNKPDSTVQDAGLFQGQVLVIERKNEDGTWPRQASHPKSSATPSRNFTTSPKLSSNSSASVSPTVTNGDSSGSPGYALNNSTSSNNRFGGYNSYSSSYNYRESQSQPGLCGLSNLGNTCFMNSALQCLSNVSPLTEYFLTDQYEAEINRENPLGMRGEIAEAYADLVKQMWMSRSSYVAPRTFKTQVGRFAPQFSGYQQQDSQELLAFLLDGLHEDLNRVKKKPYLALRDAEGRPDDIVAKEAWTNHRLRNDSVIVDIFHGLFKSTLVCPECSKVSVTFDPFCYLTLPLPMKKDRTMEVFLVQSDPQSKPTQFRVVVPKLGAVTDLCSALSRLCGIPPEKMVVADVYNHRFHKIYRRDDALNQIMEKDDIFVYEVQEEDSERMNLPVYFRERHSKHVGSSSSTLLFGQPLLISVPRHNLLADVLYDKILERIGRYVKQQHSPNSESRASASATLSSSSQTPECSTSSTLNASLGGCGSPQSDGASCSASSSNGSNHSGTCNEANGLYDGEEEAMDHQVSPEPENGPSEEEEESSDLENGSKGNAAKLFTFSIVNSYGTVNISPLPCDGNVLKLNPHSTVAIDWDTESKKQFYDEQEAEVYEKHDSMLQPQKKKTTVALKECIELFTTMETLGEHDPWYCPTCKKHQQATKKFDLWSLPRILVVHLKRFSYNRCWRDKLDTLVDFPIRDLNMSEFVCDPKAGPYVYDLIAVSNHYGGMGGGHCKSPYFP; this is encoded by the exons ATGATGGCTGAGGGAGGCGGACCCGAGTCGGGCAGCGCGGCAGACTCTGACACAGAACCGGTAGCCGCACAGATTCCTACCCCCTcaatagaaaaccaaaaacagagtATTGGGTCACttttgaaaacaactttaaaaaaggGCGACGAATG GTATCTTATAGACAGTCGATGGTTCAAACAGTGGAAAAAGTATGTGGGATATGACAGTTGGGATATGTACAATGTTGGGGAACGTAGCCTCTATCCAGGACCAATTGACAACTCTGGCCTGTTCTCAG ACCAGGAGACTCAGGCCCTGAAAGAGCACCTTATAGATGAGTTGGACTACGTCCTCGTACCCACTGAGGCATGGAATAAGCTGGTCAGCTGGTACAGCTGCCTCGAGGGCCAGAGACCCATCGTCAGAAAG GTGGTTGAACATGGCATGTTTGTGAAGCACTGTAAGGTGGAAGTTTATCTGCTTGAGCTCAGCCTATGTGAGAATGACAACATGGAAAATGTCATCACACGGCATTTCAGTAAAGCTGATACCATAG ACACTATAGAGAAGGAGATGCGGACGTTGTTCAATATCCCTTCAGAGAAGGAGACTCGACTCTGGAACAAATACATGAGCAACACTTATGAGCAGCTGAACAAGCCAGACAGCACTGTACAGGATGCCGGTCTCTTCCAGGGACAG GTGCTTGTGATTGAACGCAAGAATGAGGATGGCACGTGGCCCAGACAAGCTTCGCACCCCAA GTCCAGTGCAACTCCATCTAGGAATTTTACTACCTCCCCTAAACTTTCCTCAAATTCATCAGCTAGTGTATCCCCAACAGTAACCAATGGTGACAGTAGCGGGAGCCCCGGATATGCTCTGAATAACAGCACGTCCTCTAACAACAG ATTTGGGGGATATAATTCATATAGCTCCTCCTATAACTACAGAGAATCACAATCGCAGCCTGGCCTGTGCGGTCTCAGTAATCTGGGCAATACATGCTTCATGAACTCTGCTCTCCAg tGCCTGAGCAATGTGTCTCCACTCACAGAGTACTTCCTCACAGACCAGTATGAAGCGGAGATTAACCGAGAGAATCCCCTGGGAATGAGGGGAGAGATTGCCGAGGCCTACGCAGACCTGGTGAAGCAGATGTGGATGAGCCGCAGCAGTTACGTGGCCCCGCGTACCTTCAAA ACCCAGGTGGGCCGCTTCGCTCCACAGTTTTCCGGCTACCAGCAGCAGGACTCTCAGGAGTTGTTGGCCTTCCTGCTGGATGGACTCCATGAAGATCTGAACCGTGTCAAGAAAAAGCCTTACCTGGCCCTGAGAGACGCAGAGGGTCGTCCAGATGAT ATTGTTGCCAAGGAAGCCTGGACAAACCACCGTTTGCGCAACGACTCCGTCATCGTCGACATTTTCCACGGCCTCTTTAAGTCCACATTAGTGTGTCCAGAGTGTTCCAAAGTGTCTGTGACCTTCGACCCTTTCTGCTACCTCACGCTGCCTCTCCCTATGAAAAAGGACCGGACCATGGAGGTGTTTTTAGTTCAGTCAGACCCCCAGTCCAAACCCACTCAG TTCAGAGTGGTGGTCCCCAAACTGGGAGCAGTGACGGACCTTTGCAGCGCCTTGTCCAGGCTCTGCGGGATTCCTCCTGAGAAG ATGGTGGTAGCCGACGTTTACAATCACAGATTTCACAAAATTTACAGACGAGATGATGCCCTCAACCAAATTATGGAaaaagatgacatttttgt ATATGAGGTCCAGGAGGAGGACAGCGAAAGGATGAACCTGCCTGTGTATTTCAGGGAGCGCCACTCCAAGCACGTGGGGAGCTCCTCTAGCACCTTGTTGTTCGGCCAACCTTTACTCATCTCCGTGCCCAGACACAACCTGTTAGCTGACGTTCTTTACGACAAGATCCTGGAAAGGATCGG ACGCTACGTCAAGCAACAGCACAGTCCAAATAGTGAAAGCAGAGCTTCAGCCTCCGCCACTTTGTCCAGCTCCAGCCAGACTCCTGAATGTTCCACATCGTCTACCCTCAACGCCAGCCTGGGGGGCTGCGGCAGCCCCCAGTCAGACGGGGCCTCCTGCAGCGCCAGCTCCAGTAATGGTAGCAACCACTCAGGAACCTGCAATGAAGCTAATGGGCTGTATGATG gtGAAGAGGAGGCCATGGATCACCAGGTGAGTCCTGAGCCAGAGAACGGGCCGtctgaagaagaggaggagagctcAGACTTGGAGAACGGCTCTAAAGGAAATGCAGCTAAGCTCTTCACCTTCAGCATAGTCAACTCTTACGGAACCGTCAACATCAGCCCGCTGCCTTGCGATGGAAATGTCCTCAAACTTAACC CACATTCCACTGTGGCGATCGACTGGGACACGGAATCAAAGAAACAGTTTTATGATGAGCAGGAAGCGGAG GTATATGAGAAGCACGACAGCATGCTGCAGcctcaaaagaagaaaacaaccgTGGCTCTGAAGGAATGCATCGAGCTTTTTACTACAATGGAGACTCTAGGAGAACATGACCCttg gtATTGtccaacatgtaaaaaacatcaacaggCAACAAAAAAGTTTGACTTATGGTCACTGCCTCGCATTCTGGTTGTTCACCTGAAGCGTTTCTCCTACAACCGATGCTGGAGGGACAAGCTCGACACACTGGTGGACTTTCCCATCAG gGATCTAAACATGTCGGAGTTTGTGTGTGACCCAAAAGCGGGCCCTTACGTCTACGACCTCATTGCTGTTTCAAACCACTATGGAGGAATGGGAGGCGGTCACTGTAAGTCACCTTATTTCCCCTAA
- the usp4 gene encoding ubiquitin carboxyl-terminal hydrolase 4 isoform X1 — protein MMAEGGGPESGSAADSDTEPVAAQIPTPSIENQKQSIGSLLKTTLKKGDEWYLIDSRWFKQWKKYVGYDSWDMYNVGERSLYPGPIDNSGLFSDQETQALKEHLIDELDYVLVPTEAWNKLVSWYSCLEGQRPIVRKVVEHGMFVKHCKVEVYLLELSLCENDNMENVITRHFSKADTIDTIEKEMRTLFNIPSEKETRLWNKYMSNTYEQLNKPDSTVQDAGLFQGQVLVIERKNEDGTWPRQASHPKSSATPSRNFTTSPKLSSNSSASVSPTVTNGDSSGSPGYALNNSTSSNNRFGGYNSYSSSYNYRESQSQPGLCGLSNLGNTCFMNSALQCLSNVSPLTEYFLTDQYEAEINRENPLGMRGEIAEAYADLVKQMWMSRSSYVAPRTFKTQVGRFAPQFSGYQQQDSQELLAFLLDGLHEDLNRVKKKPYLALRDAEGRPDDIVAKEAWTNHRLRNDSVIVDIFHGLFKSTLVCPECSKVSVTFDPFCYLTLPLPMKKDRTMEVFLVQSDPQSKPTQFRVVVPKLGAVTDLCSALSRLCGIPPEKMVVADVYNHRFHKIYRRDDALNQIMEKDDIFVYEVQEEDSERMNLPVYFRERHSKHVGSSSSTLLFGQPLLISVPRHNLLADVLYDKILERIGRYVKQQHSPNSESRASASATLSSSSQTPECSTSSTLNASLGGCGSPQSDGASCSASSSNGSNHSGTCNEANGLYDGEEEAMDHQVSPEPENGPSEEEEESSDLENGSKGNAAKLFTFSIVNSYGTVNISPLPCDGNVLKLNPHSTVAIDWDTESKKQFYDEQEAEVYEKHDSMLQPQKKKTTVALKECIELFTTMETLGEHDPWYCPTCKKHQQATKKFDLWSLPRILVVHLKRFSYNRCWRDKLDTLVDFPIRDLNMSEFVCDPKAGPYVYDLIAVSNHYGGMGGGHYTAYGKNKMDGKWYYFDDSSVSSASEDQIVTKAAYVLFYQRRDEDSPSKPDPPASLGGATESGDDHMDTN, from the exons ATGATGGCTGAGGGAGGCGGACCCGAGTCGGGCAGCGCGGCAGACTCTGACACAGAACCGGTAGCCGCACAGATTCCTACCCCCTcaatagaaaaccaaaaacagagtATTGGGTCACttttgaaaacaactttaaaaaaggGCGACGAATG GTATCTTATAGACAGTCGATGGTTCAAACAGTGGAAAAAGTATGTGGGATATGACAGTTGGGATATGTACAATGTTGGGGAACGTAGCCTCTATCCAGGACCAATTGACAACTCTGGCCTGTTCTCAG ACCAGGAGACTCAGGCCCTGAAAGAGCACCTTATAGATGAGTTGGACTACGTCCTCGTACCCACTGAGGCATGGAATAAGCTGGTCAGCTGGTACAGCTGCCTCGAGGGCCAGAGACCCATCGTCAGAAAG GTGGTTGAACATGGCATGTTTGTGAAGCACTGTAAGGTGGAAGTTTATCTGCTTGAGCTCAGCCTATGTGAGAATGACAACATGGAAAATGTCATCACACGGCATTTCAGTAAAGCTGATACCATAG ACACTATAGAGAAGGAGATGCGGACGTTGTTCAATATCCCTTCAGAGAAGGAGACTCGACTCTGGAACAAATACATGAGCAACACTTATGAGCAGCTGAACAAGCCAGACAGCACTGTACAGGATGCCGGTCTCTTCCAGGGACAG GTGCTTGTGATTGAACGCAAGAATGAGGATGGCACGTGGCCCAGACAAGCTTCGCACCCCAA GTCCAGTGCAACTCCATCTAGGAATTTTACTACCTCCCCTAAACTTTCCTCAAATTCATCAGCTAGTGTATCCCCAACAGTAACCAATGGTGACAGTAGCGGGAGCCCCGGATATGCTCTGAATAACAGCACGTCCTCTAACAACAG ATTTGGGGGATATAATTCATATAGCTCCTCCTATAACTACAGAGAATCACAATCGCAGCCTGGCCTGTGCGGTCTCAGTAATCTGGGCAATACATGCTTCATGAACTCTGCTCTCCAg tGCCTGAGCAATGTGTCTCCACTCACAGAGTACTTCCTCACAGACCAGTATGAAGCGGAGATTAACCGAGAGAATCCCCTGGGAATGAGGGGAGAGATTGCCGAGGCCTACGCAGACCTGGTGAAGCAGATGTGGATGAGCCGCAGCAGTTACGTGGCCCCGCGTACCTTCAAA ACCCAGGTGGGCCGCTTCGCTCCACAGTTTTCCGGCTACCAGCAGCAGGACTCTCAGGAGTTGTTGGCCTTCCTGCTGGATGGACTCCATGAAGATCTGAACCGTGTCAAGAAAAAGCCTTACCTGGCCCTGAGAGACGCAGAGGGTCGTCCAGATGAT ATTGTTGCCAAGGAAGCCTGGACAAACCACCGTTTGCGCAACGACTCCGTCATCGTCGACATTTTCCACGGCCTCTTTAAGTCCACATTAGTGTGTCCAGAGTGTTCCAAAGTGTCTGTGACCTTCGACCCTTTCTGCTACCTCACGCTGCCTCTCCCTATGAAAAAGGACCGGACCATGGAGGTGTTTTTAGTTCAGTCAGACCCCCAGTCCAAACCCACTCAG TTCAGAGTGGTGGTCCCCAAACTGGGAGCAGTGACGGACCTTTGCAGCGCCTTGTCCAGGCTCTGCGGGATTCCTCCTGAGAAG ATGGTGGTAGCCGACGTTTACAATCACAGATTTCACAAAATTTACAGACGAGATGATGCCCTCAACCAAATTATGGAaaaagatgacatttttgt ATATGAGGTCCAGGAGGAGGACAGCGAAAGGATGAACCTGCCTGTGTATTTCAGGGAGCGCCACTCCAAGCACGTGGGGAGCTCCTCTAGCACCTTGTTGTTCGGCCAACCTTTACTCATCTCCGTGCCCAGACACAACCTGTTAGCTGACGTTCTTTACGACAAGATCCTGGAAAGGATCGG ACGCTACGTCAAGCAACAGCACAGTCCAAATAGTGAAAGCAGAGCTTCAGCCTCCGCCACTTTGTCCAGCTCCAGCCAGACTCCTGAATGTTCCACATCGTCTACCCTCAACGCCAGCCTGGGGGGCTGCGGCAGCCCCCAGTCAGACGGGGCCTCCTGCAGCGCCAGCTCCAGTAATGGTAGCAACCACTCAGGAACCTGCAATGAAGCTAATGGGCTGTATGATG gtGAAGAGGAGGCCATGGATCACCAGGTGAGTCCTGAGCCAGAGAACGGGCCGtctgaagaagaggaggagagctcAGACTTGGAGAACGGCTCTAAAGGAAATGCAGCTAAGCTCTTCACCTTCAGCATAGTCAACTCTTACGGAACCGTCAACATCAGCCCGCTGCCTTGCGATGGAAATGTCCTCAAACTTAACC CACATTCCACTGTGGCGATCGACTGGGACACGGAATCAAAGAAACAGTTTTATGATGAGCAGGAAGCGGAG GTATATGAGAAGCACGACAGCATGCTGCAGcctcaaaagaagaaaacaaccgTGGCTCTGAAGGAATGCATCGAGCTTTTTACTACAATGGAGACTCTAGGAGAACATGACCCttg gtATTGtccaacatgtaaaaaacatcaacaggCAACAAAAAAGTTTGACTTATGGTCACTGCCTCGCATTCTGGTTGTTCACCTGAAGCGTTTCTCCTACAACCGATGCTGGAGGGACAAGCTCGACACACTGGTGGACTTTCCCATCAG gGATCTAAACATGTCGGAGTTTGTGTGTGACCCAAAAGCGGGCCCTTACGTCTACGACCTCATTGCTGTTTCAAACCACTATGGAGGAATGGGAGGCGGTCACT ATACGGCTTATGGCAAGAATAAGATGGATGGGAAGTGGTATTACTTTGATGACAGCAGCGTCTCGTCTGCCTCTGAAGATCAGATTGTG ACTAAAGCAGCCTACGTGCTCTTCTATCAGCGCAGAGACGAGGACAGCCCCTCCAAACCCGACCCACCGGCCTCGCTGGGAGGAGCCACCGAGTCAGGCGACGACCACATGGACACAAACTGA
- the emc3 gene encoding ER membrane protein complex subunit 3, producing MAEPELLLDSNIRLWVVLPIVFITFLVGVIRHYVSILLQSDKKLTLEQVSDSQVLIRSRILRENGKYIPKQSFLMRKFYFNNQEDGFFKKTKRKVVPPSPMTDPSMLTDMMKGNVTNVLPMILIGGWINWTFSGFVTTKVPFPLTLRFKPMLQQGIELLSLDASWVSSASWYFLNVFGLRSMYSLILGQDNGADQSRIMQEQMSGAAMAMPADTNKAFKAEWEALELTDHQWALESVEDELMSRELDFDGMFNKELPSGIF from the exons ATGGCCGAACCGGAGCTTCTGTTGGACTCCAACATCAGACTCTGGGTGGTTTTGCCCATTGTCTTCATCACCTTTCTTGTCGGCGTGATTCGCCATTATGTATCAATTCTTCTGCAGAGTGACAAAAAGTTGACCTTAGAGCAGGTTTCAGACAG CCAGGTTCTTATTCGGAGCAGAATTCtcagagaaaatggaaaatacattCCGAAACAG tCCTTTTTGATGAGAAAGTTCTACTTCAACAACCAAGAGGACGGCTTTTTTAAGAAGACTAAAAGGAAGGTCGTTCCACCGTCTCCCATGACAG ATCCCAGCATGCTGACGGACATGATGAAGGGCAACGTCACCAACGTGCTTCCCATGATCCTCATTGGTGGCTGGATCAACTGGACCTTTTCTGGATTTGTAACAA CGAAGGTTCCCTTCCCTCTCACTCTGCGTTTTAAGCCTATGTTGCAGCAAGGAATAGAACTCCTCTCATTGGATGCTTCCTg ggtGAGCTCAGCTTCGTGGTATTTCTTGAATGTCTTTGGACTGAGGAGCATGTACTCCCTCATATTAGGTCAAGATAATG GTGCTGACCAGTCGAGGATCATGCAAGAACAGATGAGTGGTGCTGCCATGGCCATGCCAGCAGATACAAATAAAGCTTTCAAA gcTGAGTGGGAGGCACTAGAGCTAACAGACCACCAGTGGGCGCTAGAGAGTGTGGAGGACGAACTGATGAGCAGGGAGCTGGACTTTGATGGCATGTTTAACAAGGAGCTGCCAAGTGGCATCTTCTGA
- the gpx1b gene encoding glutathione peroxidase 1b: MASKFYSLTAKLLTGEIFNFSSLQGKVVLIENVASLUGTTVRDYTQMNELHEKYSSKGLVILGVPCNQFGHQENCKNEEILLSLKHIRPGNGFEPKFQLLEKVDVNGKDANLLFVFLKEKLPFPSDDPSSLMTDPKLIIWSPVSRNDVAWNFEKFLIGPDGVPFKRYSRRFLTSDIEEDIKKLLSQAT, from the exons ATGGCATCGAAGTTTTACAGCCTGACGGCTAAACTGTTGACAGGAGAAATATTTAACTTCTCCTCGCTTCAGGGAAAAGTCGTCCTTATTGAAAATGTCGCGTCTCTCTGAGGCACGACCGTCAGGGATTACACCCAGATGAACGAGCTCCACGAGAAGTACTCCAGTAAGGGGCTCGTTATCCTGGGAGTTCCCTGCAACCAGTTCGGCCATCAG GAGAACTGCAAGAATGAAGAAATCCTCCTGTCCCTGAAGCATATCCGTCCAGGAAACGGCTTTGAGCCAAAGTTTCAGCTCCTGGAGAAGGTGGATGTCAATGGGAAGGACGCCAACCTCCTGTTTGTGTTCCTGAAAGAAAAACTCCCATTCCCCAGCGACGATCCTTCATCCCTGATGACCGACCCCAAGCTGATCATCTGGAGCCCGGTGAGCCGGAACGACGTGGCCTGGAACTTTGAGAAGTTCCTCATTGGGCCAGACGGAGTGCCTTTTAAGCGCTACAGCAGGAGGTTCCTCACCAGCGACATCGAGGAAGACATCAAGAAGCTCCTCAGTCAGGCGACCTAA